One Malania oleifera isolate guangnan ecotype guangnan chromosome 9, ASM2987363v1, whole genome shotgun sequence DNA segment encodes these proteins:
- the LOC131164001 gene encoding uncharacterized protein LOC131164001, which produces MVDAVKYGIIGVGMMGREHLINLSHLRNEGVAVVCVADPHLPSQQLALDLAQSFDWSLKVFSGHQELLDSGLCDVVIVSTPNMTHYQILMDIIAHPKPHHVLVEKPLCTTVADCKKVVGAASKRPDVLVQVGLEYRYMPPIAKLIQIVRGGTLGQVKMVAIREHRFPFLVKVNNWNRFNANSGGTLVEKCCHFFDLMRLFVGANPVRVMASGAIDVNHKDEVYDGKVPDIIDNAYVIVEFENGSRGMLDLCMFAEGSKNEQEISVVGDIGKGEAFVPESIVRLGTRVSGKSGVQTIKAEDERIKYDGLHHGSSYLEHLTFLPAIRAKDEGAPAVNLHDGLISVAMGVAAQLSIEAGRFVEIEEVMAA; this is translated from the exons ATGGTGGACGCTGTGAAGTACGGAATCATAGGGGTGGGCATGATGGGAAGAGAACACCTCATCAACTTGTCTCACCTCCGTAACGAAGGCGTTGCTGTCGTCTGCGTCGCCGATCCTCACCTCCCTTCCCAACAACTCGCTCTGGATTTAGCTCAATCCTTCGACTGGTCCCTCAAG GTTTTCTCAGGACACCAGGAACTTCTGGACAGTGGGCTTTGTGATGTGGTAATTGTCTCAACTCCAAACATGACCCATTATCAAATCCTTATGGATATCATTGCCCATCCGAAACCTCATCATGTTCTGGTTGAGAAGCCATTGTGCACGACAGTTGCAGATTGCAAAAAG GTTGTAGGTGCTGCGAGTAAGAGGCCAGATGTATTGGTACAAGTCGGACTTGAGTACAGATATATGCCGCCTATTGCTAAACTGATACAGATAGTCAGGGGTGGAACACTAGGACAGGTCAAAATGGTGGCAATCCGGGAGCATCGGTTTCCATTTTTGGTTAAG GTGAACAACTGGAACCGGTTTAATGCTAACTCAGGGGGAACTCTGGTAGAGAAGTGCTGTCACTTTTTTGATCTGATGAGACTCTTCGTTGGTGCAAATCCTGTTCGTGTGATGGCTTCTGGTGCTATTGATGTTAATCACAAAGATGAAGTTTATGATGGAAAG GTGCCAGACATTATTGACAATGCATATGTAATTGTTGAATTTGAAAATGGTTCTCGAGGCATGCTGGACCTTTGTATGTTTGCTGAAGGGAGTAAAAACGAGCAAGAAATATCTGTTGTTGGTGACATTGGGAAg GGCGAGGCATTTGTTCCAGAGAGTATTGTGCGTTTGGGCACGCGTGTGTCTGGAAAAAGCGGTGTCCAAACTATAAAAGCTGAGGATGAGCGAATAAA ATATGATGGGCTGCATCACGGATCAAGCTATTTGGAACACCTTACCTTCCTGCCTGCAATTAGAGCTAAAGATGAAGGAGCTCCTGCTGTGAATCTGCATGATGGACTGATTTCAGTTGCTATGGGAGTTGCGGCACAACTTTCAATTGAGGCAGGTCGATTTGTCGAAATTGAGGAAGTCATGGCTGCATGA